The Calditerrivibrio nitroreducens DSM 19672 genome window below encodes:
- a CDS encoding HD domain-containing protein, which produces MLKDPLIKIIFSAANIQRWNDHIRPSVGFSELDKQAHKMFIAYILARLEERKRDIDWILLIEGSIFEMLQRVIITDIKPPIYYKIVKSYGKELNNWVLNELKRNSGLQNEDFFEKFETYFENTSDTFEKRILRAAHYLATNWEYNIIYEMNKHLYGAEKTKNEILSELKNHYDLDSVREFITMQEKLRNFVDLVGQLRYQKRWANTPRIPETTVLGHMYTVAIFSYFDLYEKDVCNRLKRNTFLSGLFHDLPEVLTRDIISPVKKSVAGLDEIIKKIEMEHITNELLPLLPHFMHKEIRYLLFDEFKCKIYDGDVKFVSRDSIYEEYNKDQFEPVDGSLLKECDLISAYYEAAISIENGIKPTHLLEVKSDMEQKYPFIRRLIQKN; this is translated from the coding sequence ATGCTAAAAGATCCATTAATTAAAATCATCTTTTCGGCTGCAAACATCCAGAGGTGGAACGACCACATAAGGCCATCTGTGGGCTTTTCAGAGTTGGATAAACAGGCACACAAAATGTTTATCGCCTATATCCTTGCAAGACTTGAGGAAAGGAAAAGAGATATAGATTGGATCTTACTTATAGAAGGGTCTATCTTTGAAATGCTCCAGAGGGTTATCATTACTGATATTAAGCCACCTATATACTATAAAATTGTAAAATCCTACGGGAAAGAGCTAAACAATTGGGTCTTAAATGAACTAAAAAGAAATTCAGGTCTTCAAAACGAAGACTTTTTCGAAAAATTTGAAACTTATTTCGAAAATACCAGCGATACCTTTGAAAAAAGAATACTAAGAGCCGCCCATTATCTTGCCACAAACTGGGAATACAATATAATTTATGAGATGAATAAGCACCTCTACGGTGCAGAAAAAACAAAAAATGAGATCCTATCTGAACTAAAAAATCACTATGATCTGGATTCTGTAAGAGAATTTATAACCATGCAAGAGAAATTGAGGAACTTTGTGGATCTCGTTGGTCAGCTCCGTTATCAAAAAAGATGGGCTAATACCCCCAGAATACCAGAGACAACGGTATTAGGGCATATGTACACCGTGGCCATATTTAGCTACTTTGATCTATACGAAAAAGATGTATGCAATAGATTAAAGAGAAACACCTTTCTTTCCGGTCTTTTCCATGATCTTCCGGAAGTATTGACGAGGGATATCATTTCACCAGTAAAAAAATCGGTGGCGGGACTTGATGAGATCATAAAGAAGATCGAAATGGAACATATAACTAATGAACTTTTACCACTTCTACCCCATTTCATGCACAAAGAGATACGATACTTACTATTTGATGAATTTAAATGTAAAATTTATGATGGGGATGTTAAATTCGTTTCAAGAGATAGCATATACGAAGAATACAATAAGGATCAATTTGAGCCTGTGGATGGATCACTGTTAAAGGAATGCGACCTCATTTCTGCCTATTATGAGGCGGCCATTTCCATAGAAAATGGCATAAAACCTACACATCTACTGGAAGTAAAAAGCGATATGGAACAAAAATACCCATTTATCAGAAGGTTAATTCAAAAAAACTGA
- the coaE gene encoding dephospho-CoA kinase (Dephospho-CoA kinase (CoaE) performs the final step in coenzyme A biosynthesis.) produces MKKIRYLGLTGGIASGKSTVGRLFEKLGAFVIDADEISRSVMKKGGAAYSDIIGHFGESILDKNGEIDRKKLKEIVFNNPDEKKKLEEITHPKILQYEKQLVSEFKSKNDKDLIITQAALIIEKGTYARFDGVILIYLDEKNQLERLLKRDGIDEALAKKIIDSQMSFDEKLKYATFVIDNSGTIENTEREVRRVFELINKINYCAKHQKAYDINSTGVQK; encoded by the coding sequence ATGAAAAAGATACGCTATCTTGGTCTCACCGGTGGCATTGCCTCTGGTAAAAGTACAGTCGGGAGACTTTTTGAAAAATTGGGTGCATTTGTGATCGATGCCGATGAGATTAGTAGATCTGTAATGAAAAAAGGTGGTGCCGCATATAGTGATATAATAGGCCACTTTGGGGAATCGATCCTTGATAAAAATGGGGAAATAGATAGAAAAAAACTTAAAGAGATCGTCTTCAACAATCCGGATGAAAAGAAGAAGCTGGAGGAGATCACACACCCAAAAATACTTCAATACGAAAAACAACTCGTTTCAGAGTTTAAAAGTAAAAATGATAAAGATCTCATAATAACTCAGGCTGCATTAATAATAGAAAAGGGTACATACGCTCGATTCGACGGGGTAATATTAATCTATCTGGATGAAAAAAATCAACTGGAGAGGCTTTTAAAGAGGGATGGTATAGATGAAGCCCTTGCTAAAAAAATCATAGATTCCCAGATGAGCTTTGATGAAAAATTGAAATACGCCACCTTTGTAATCGATAATTCCGGTACAATTGAAAACACTGAACGGGAGGTTCGGAGGGTTTTCGAACTCATTAATAAGATTAATTACTGTGCCAAACATCAAAAAGCATATGATATTAATTCTACAGGGGTGCAAAAATGA
- a CDS encoding YkgJ family cysteine cluster protein, whose amino-acid sequence MSNSDIKCHMCGACCIAYDISTLNKPAGTPCPHLLPDGRCGDYENRPQVCRSFKPDEICELISTCTLEEKIHIIHKIYGLK is encoded by the coding sequence ATGTCAAACAGTGATATAAAATGTCATATGTGTGGTGCCTGCTGTATAGCCTACGATATATCTACGCTGAATAAACCCGCAGGTACCCCCTGCCCACACCTGCTGCCCGATGGAAGATGCGGTGATTATGAAAACAGACCTCAGGTATGTAGATCCTTCAAGCCGGATGAGATTTGTGAACTGATATCAACATGTACTCTGGAAGAGAAGATACACATTATACATAAAATATATGGCTTGAAATGA
- a CDS encoding fumarylacetoacetate hydrolase family protein, producing the protein MKLCRFSSGKEEKKGILENGKIKEVIGSFFTGFTVTTNEYDPDKVKFLPPVLPSKVVCVGRNYAEHAKELGNEVPEEPLIFLKPSTAIIGTEDCIIYPSTSREVHFEAELGVVIGKKCKAVTPDQAKDYILGFTCVNDVTARDIQKKENKFTRAKSFDTFCPIGPVIQTELNPLSVQVISRLNGEIKQNGNTKDMIHNVYQLISFISNVMTLLPGDLIATGTPSGVGPMNVGDTIEVEVEGIGILRNYVKQ; encoded by the coding sequence ATGAAGCTTTGTAGATTTTCATCGGGTAAAGAAGAAAAAAAAGGGATTTTGGAAAATGGGAAGATCAAAGAGGTTATCGGATCATTTTTCACCGGTTTTACTGTAACCACAAATGAATATGATCCGGATAAAGTTAAATTTTTACCTCCTGTTTTACCATCCAAAGTTGTCTGTGTTGGTAGAAACTATGCTGAGCATGCGAAAGAACTTGGCAACGAAGTGCCTGAGGAACCTCTGATCTTTTTAAAACCATCCACAGCCATTATAGGAACCGAAGATTGTATAATATATCCCTCCACAAGCCGAGAGGTACACTTTGAGGCGGAACTTGGGGTTGTAATTGGTAAAAAGTGTAAAGCTGTAACTCCTGACCAGGCAAAAGATTATATCTTAGGTTTTACATGTGTAAATGATGTAACCGCCAGAGATATCCAGAAGAAGGAAAATAAATTTACCCGTGCCAAGTCGTTTGATACCTTCTGTCCCATCGGCCCAGTAATTCAAACAGAGCTAAACCCCCTGAGCGTGCAGGTGATAAGCAGGCTTAATGGTGAAATTAAACAGAATGGTAATACGAAAGATATGATCCACAATGTATATCAACTTATAAGCTTTATATCAAACGTAATGACCCTTTTACCCGGTGATCTGATTGCCACAGGGACCCCATCCGGTGTTGGACCTATGAATGTTGGGGACACAATAGAGGTTGAAGTGGAAGGGATCGGTATATTAAGAAACTATGTCAAACAGTGA
- the mltG gene encoding endolytic transglycosylase MltG codes for MFFRVATALLVPVFLLTFALGYWIYNNEQFLNNIKITKKVKIEKNERFSNVYNKIFEGVKTPFLFEYYLKKVKRFPEKMRFGYYEADNITISEFLKRIEDGKESVFKITIPEGFTIADIAIRLKEDSDIDVDRFLKLTKDKDFILKLTGNPFKTLEGFLYPDTYFLKTDTTPEIFIEQAYMNFKSKLPPDFEEKVNAQGLTFYEGIILASIIQKETFVESEYPIIASVFFNRLKKGIPLQSDPTIIYGLGDKFDGNLKRSHLQDSSNLYNTYIHKGLPPSPICNPSIGAIKGVMEPAKTPYIYFVSKKDGTHQFSIDYQTHLLNIKKYQLSR; via the coding sequence ATGTTTTTCAGGGTCGCCACCGCTCTACTTGTACCTGTATTTCTGCTTACGTTTGCTCTTGGTTACTGGATATACAACAATGAACAGTTTTTAAACAACATAAAGATTACAAAAAAGGTTAAGATCGAAAAAAATGAAAGATTTTCCAATGTTTACAACAAGATTTTTGAAGGGGTTAAGACCCCTTTTTTATTTGAATACTACTTAAAAAAGGTAAAAAGATTCCCCGAAAAGATGAGATTCGGTTACTACGAAGCTGATAATATAACTATATCTGAATTTTTAAAACGTATTGAAGATGGCAAAGAATCTGTTTTTAAGATTACCATCCCTGAAGGATTCACCATAGCGGATATTGCCATTAGATTAAAAGAGGATTCTGATATCGATGTGGATAGATTTTTAAAACTAACCAAAGACAAAGATTTTATATTGAAACTGACCGGTAACCCTTTTAAAACTCTTGAAGGTTTTCTTTACCCTGATACATACTTCCTTAAAACCGATACCACCCCCGAAATTTTTATAGAGCAGGCATATATGAATTTTAAGTCAAAACTTCCCCCAGACTTTGAGGAGAAAGTAAATGCACAGGGGCTAACATTTTACGAAGGGATTATTTTAGCATCAATAATCCAGAAAGAGACATTTGTAGAGTCGGAGTATCCTATAATAGCTTCAGTATTCTTCAACAGGCTTAAAAAAGGGATACCACTTCAATCTGACCCAACCATTATATACGGTCTGGGTGATAAGTTTGATGGGAATTTAAAACGATCCCACCTACAGGACAGTAGCAATCTATACAACACATACATTCACAAAGGATTACCCCCATCCCCCATATGCAACCCATCGATTGGGGCAATAAAGGGGGTAATGGAACCTGCAAAAACGCCTTATATCTATTTTGTTTCCAAAAAAGATGGAACACACCAGTTTTCAATCGACTATCAGACACATCTACTTAATATTAAAAAGTATCAGCTTTCAAGATAA
- the carA gene encoding glutamine-hydrolyzing carbamoyl-phosphate synthase small subunit codes for MSKAFLVFEDGLVFEGESFGAVGESTGEVVFNTSMTGYQEILTDPSYYGQMVTMTYPLIGNYGINEEDFESIKPFVSAFIVKEYSPIYSNYRATSSLGDFLKKHGIIGIQGIDTRMVVRHIREAGSMNAVISTIDNDKESLKQKAKNIPSIVGQDLVQYVTCNEPYEWLEGSWQLDGSFYKPKKYSKHVVALDFGIKRNILRYLVDEGCRVTVVPAKTTFEEIEKLKPDGIFISNGPGDPAPLYYAIETVAKVTEKYPSFGICLGNQLLALAYGGTTYKLKFGHHGGNQPVKDLTTGKVEITAQNHCFAVDIQKILDKFEITHINLNDDTVEGIKHKTKSIFAVQYHPENGPGPHDAKYLFKRFVELL; via the coding sequence ATGTCTAAAGCTTTTTTAGTATTTGAAGATGGTCTTGTATTCGAAGGGGAAAGCTTCGGTGCGGTTGGAGAATCCACCGGCGAGGTAGTATTTAATACCTCCATGACAGGTTATCAGGAGATTTTGACAGATCCTTCCTATTATGGGCAGATGGTGACCATGACTTACCCATTAATAGGGAATTATGGTATAAACGAAGAGGACTTTGAATCGATAAAACCCTTTGTCTCAGCTTTTATAGTAAAAGAATACAGCCCCATCTATTCAAACTATAGAGCCACATCATCACTGGGGGACTTTTTAAAAAAGCACGGTATCATAGGAATTCAAGGGATAGACACCAGAATGGTGGTTAGACATATTAGAGAAGCTGGATCTATGAATGCTGTTATATCCACAATTGACAACGATAAAGAGAGCCTGAAACAAAAAGCAAAAAATATACCATCCATCGTTGGCCAGGACCTGGTACAGTATGTCACCTGCAATGAACCTTACGAATGGCTGGAAGGAAGCTGGCAGCTTGATGGTTCCTTTTATAAGCCCAAGAAATATTCCAAGCATGTAGTTGCTTTGGATTTCGGTATTAAAAGGAATATCCTGAGGTATCTTGTGGATGAGGGTTGCAGGGTAACTGTGGTTCCTGCTAAAACGACCTTCGAAGAGATTGAAAAGCTTAAACCTGATGGCATATTTATCTCAAATGGGCCAGGGGATCCGGCACCTCTATATTATGCCATAGAAACCGTGGCAAAAGTGACCGAAAAATATCCATCATTTGGAATATGCCTTGGCAATCAGTTACTTGCATTGGCTTACGGTGGTACTACCTATAAGCTCAAGTTTGGTCATCATGGTGGTAATCAGCCGGTTAAGGATTTAACCACCGGTAAAGTGGAGATAACCGCCCAGAACCACTGTTTTGCCGTCGATATTCAAAAGATACTTGATAAATTTGAAATAACACACATAAACCTAAACGATGATACCGTTGAGGGGATCAAACATAAAACCAAATCGATTTTTGCAGTTCAATACCATCCAGAAAACGGCCCCGGCCCCCATGATGCAAAATATCTATTTAAAAGGTTTGTAGAGCTTTTATAA
- a CDS encoding DedA family protein, translating to MEEILLRLILDYGYYILFIWSIMEGELGLVMAGILSYTGDMNIFYAILVAGLGGFTGDQIFFYIGRFNRNYVQKKFSRHRRKFALASLLLNKYGWYIIFIQRYLYGLRTIIPITIGTTKLCWKKFAIINLISAFIWASITIVLAYWFGDYLLLILHYIKKHWYVAFPTAIIIFYSVIRYIKKAAEKRSFRK from the coding sequence TTGGAAGAGATACTTTTAAGGCTAATACTAGATTACGGTTATTACATCCTTTTTATATGGAGCATAATGGAAGGTGAACTGGGGCTTGTTATGGCTGGTATCCTTTCGTATACGGGGGATATGAATATATTTTACGCAATTTTAGTGGCTGGTCTGGGGGGATTTACAGGGGATCAGATATTTTTTTACATTGGTAGATTCAATAGAAATTACGTTCAAAAAAAGTTTTCAAGACACCGTAGAAAGTTTGCTCTGGCAAGCCTTTTGCTCAATAAATATGGTTGGTATATAATATTTATCCAGAGGTACCTGTATGGACTTAGAACGATCATCCCGATAACGATAGGTACCACAAAGCTATGCTGGAAGAAGTTTGCCATTATAAATTTAATTAGTGCATTTATTTGGGCATCGATTACGATAGTATTAGCCTACTGGTTTGGTGATTACCTACTTCTTATATTGCATTATATTAAAAAACATTGGTATGTGGCTTTTCCTACTGCAATTATAATCTTTTATTCAGTAATAAGGTACATAAAAAAAGCCGCTGAAAAACGATCATTTAGAAAATAG
- a CDS encoding sulfite exporter TauE/SafE family protein: protein MFKMGALFLVGTLTGFINVLGGGGSFLTLPLLIFFGLPATVANGTNRIGILLQNISAIIKYISAGHFPVKFALLISIPVVIGSITGAKVAVMISDKSFTKYLAIFMFAITILTIFNPTKTIKIQNRYLYSILSFIIFFVIGLYGGFIQAGVGFLLLAGTTLLGYDLVKGNAVKVFIVFILTVAALPVFIISGKIDYIMGISLGLGNILGGIIGASFSINKGAKFIRNFVTVSIIFFSIILLFSK, encoded by the coding sequence ATGTTTAAAATGGGTGCACTCTTTTTAGTGGGAACACTTACAGGATTTATAAATGTATTAGGCGGAGGGGGATCTTTTCTGACACTTCCCCTACTGATATTCTTCGGTCTACCAGCCACTGTGGCAAATGGAACAAACCGCATAGGGATCCTCTTACAAAACATATCCGCCATTATAAAATATATATCCGCAGGGCATTTCCCTGTAAAATTTGCACTTTTAATTTCGATTCCCGTTGTCATAGGCAGTATCACAGGGGCTAAAGTAGCTGTAATGATTAGTGACAAAAGCTTTACCAAATATCTCGCCATATTTATGTTTGCCATTACTATACTTACCATTTTCAATCCCACAAAAACCATCAAAATCCAAAACAGGTATCTATATTCAATACTATCTTTTATCATATTTTTTGTAATAGGTCTTTATGGTGGTTTCATACAGGCAGGAGTAGGTTTCTTACTTCTGGCAGGCACCACATTACTCGGATACGACCTTGTGAAAGGGAATGCCGTGAAGGTTTTTATAGTGTTTATATTGACTGTTGCGGCCTTACCAGTATTTATTATATCTGGCAAAATAGATTATATAATGGGGATCTCTTTAGGTCTTGGAAATATTTTAGGGGGTATAATCGGTGCCAGTTTCAGTATTAACAAAGGGGCAAAATTTATCCGAAACTTTGTGACGGTATCCATTATATTCTTTTCAATAATACTGCTATTTTCTAAATGA
- the accD gene encoding acetyl-CoA carboxylase, carboxyltransferase subunit beta, with translation MGLRSFLLEKIQKVTETKKKEIQKDIWVKCEKCGEVSYKDDIINNFHTCPACGYHFKVGAMDKINMIVDAGSFVEMDANLKSLDPLQFKDTKKYIDRIRDTVKKTSINEAFISGYGTVYKKPVHIGAFEFSFLGGSMGSVVGEKITRLIESAIANRNHVITISCSGGARMQESILSLMQMAKTSAALKKLSNEGLAHISILTDPTTGGVTASFAMLGDVHIAEPRALIGFAGPRVIEQTIRQKLPEGFQTAEFLLQHGMVDMVLHRKEWKDTIYKLLQFFG, from the coding sequence ATGGGACTAAGAAGCTTTTTACTGGAAAAAATTCAGAAGGTTACAGAAACTAAAAAGAAAGAGATTCAAAAAGATATTTGGGTTAAGTGTGAAAAGTGTGGTGAGGTAAGTTACAAAGATGATATAATAAATAATTTTCATACCTGCCCCGCCTGTGGTTATCATTTCAAAGTGGGGGCAATGGATAAGATAAATATGATAGTGGATGCTGGATCTTTTGTGGAGATGGATGCCAATCTAAAATCTCTCGATCCTCTTCAGTTTAAGGATACTAAAAAGTATATAGATAGAATAAGGGACACCGTGAAGAAAACCTCCATAAACGAAGCTTTTATTTCTGGATATGGTACAGTATACAAAAAGCCTGTCCATATAGGGGCTTTTGAATTTTCCTTTCTGGGTGGTAGTATGGGGAGCGTGGTTGGGGAGAAGATCACGAGACTTATAGAATCTGCAATAGCAAATAGAAACCATGTGATTACGATAAGTTGTTCAGGTGGTGCCAGAATGCAGGAGAGTATCCTTTCCCTTATGCAGATGGCAAAGACTTCTGCAGCTCTAAAAAAGCTATCCAACGAAGGGCTTGCCCATATCTCTATCCTGACCGACCCCACCACAGGGGGGGTTACGGCAAGTTTTGCCATGCTGGGGGATGTACATATAGCTGAGCCCAGGGCATTGATAGGTTTTGCCGGACCAAGGGTTATCGAGCAGACTATACGGCAGAAACTTCCGGAAGGGTTTCAGACAGCTGAATTCTTGTTGCAACATGGTATGGTGGATATGGTGCTTCATAGAAAAGAATGGAAGGATACTATATATAAATTACTACAATTTTTTGGTTAA
- a CDS encoding bifunctional folylpolyglutamate synthase/dihydrofolate synthase has product MDNFFNYTKEFQTIDFSLDRIRMAVFDAAIDLKKLGKVIHIAGTNGKGSTAFFITQMLHKQNFKTALYTSPHIESITERIKLNLNDITEELFDETFQTMKPLVSKYRLTFFEALTLIAFKIFADFNPDFTILETGMGGRLDATNIVDEKIPVITSISQDHSEFLGKNIYQITDEKLAIVKDNNPVFVGKNPEFLMEYISKKLDGKRIISVQLRDDRSSLPEPYSYNFNLAKNVVSYLVNKDVSFDDYKLPPCRLERIGRFILDGSHNPSGLINTISNFNADTVVFSCTKDRPFWKMIDILKVKFKNIILTEIPDNDRSINIESVKDDKVLKIKDPMDAVDKSIYISGKSDIIIIGSFYLCGYLRKYVKGFCG; this is encoded by the coding sequence ATGGATAATTTTTTTAATTATACAAAAGAGTTTCAAACTATCGATTTTTCCCTTGATAGGATAAGAATGGCTGTGTTTGATGCAGCCATCGATTTAAAAAAACTCGGGAAGGTCATACATATAGCTGGGACAAATGGCAAAGGTAGTACGGCATTTTTTATTACCCAGATGTTACACAAACAGAACTTCAAAACGGCTCTTTATACCTCACCTCACATAGAATCGATCACCGAAAGGATAAAGCTCAATCTAAACGATATAACAGAAGAACTTTTCGATGAAACTTTTCAGACGATGAAACCTTTGGTATCAAAATATAGGCTTACATTTTTTGAAGCATTGACCCTTATAGCATTTAAAATATTTGCCGATTTCAATCCCGATTTTACCATTCTTGAGACAGGGATGGGGGGAAGGCTTGATGCTACAAATATTGTTGATGAAAAAATTCCGGTAATTACATCTATTTCACAGGATCATTCAGAGTTTTTGGGTAAAAATATTTACCAGATTACGGATGAAAAACTTGCCATCGTTAAGGACAACAATCCTGTTTTTGTGGGAAAAAACCCAGAATTTCTGATGGAATATATCTCTAAAAAGTTAGATGGTAAGAGAATCATATCTGTACAGTTGAGGGATGATAGATCTTCATTGCCGGAGCCTTATTCTTATAATTTTAATCTTGCTAAAAATGTTGTCTCGTATTTAGTAAATAAAGATGTTTCCTTTGACGATTATAAGCTTCCTCCATGTCGTCTGGAGAGAATAGGGAGGTTTATACTGGATGGTTCCCACAACCCTTCAGGACTTATTAATACCATTTCAAACTTTAATGCGGATACTGTAGTTTTTTCCTGCACGAAAGATAGACCTTTTTGGAAGATGATAGATATATTAAAAGTAAAATTTAAAAACATAATCCTCACAGAGATTCCAGATAATGATAGGAGTATTAATATCGAAAGTGTGAAGGATGATAAGGTATTAAAGATAAAAGATCCAATGGATGCTGTGGATAAATCAATTTACATTTCTGGTAAATCTGATATAATAATAATTGGTTCCTTTTATCTATGTGGTTACTTGAGAAAATATGTAAAGGGGTTTTGTGGTTAG
- a CDS encoding LPS-assembly protein LptD, with protein sequence MVRFLLGLILLLQPALSFAEKVTIESDKLYTIDNTTYAEGSVLILYGDMVVTSDNATYYKDINAVELYGNVVYKDKENIIRANFARINMDNKSGYFEKGKGFYAPWSYFSADRLEKLEGNTFLMDNATISACSGDVPDWSFSANKARIDLGQYFRAKHSFGNVKNVPVAYFPYFVWPIKKDRESGFLVPQFGFSSTKGLFITPKYFWAIDVDKDMTTGVNLFTNNGAMILNEFRYAVSKKENIHLIGEFIDDRDSEADKSSRWRLYGVGNKFIADNLEFKFNINYASDFRYKRDFKDYNMIDKLPGMDPDKNEYIAELRLNYYTKFSDLSVRYKDSMQYYDYTDNYRKDNLYQKPNIQAEKYGIELRYIKLDYLADYNSVEKKSLTFYNENNRIENEYSYDRYNTRVKFYKPFNLKIATFTPFYTQYITYWRNFDYKLNKTDIHETSLHKIETDEDSASRYIYTIGYGLSLNEIYRNYNSFRHSIYNTFEYIQTPRLDQSALPNNIDYDQISQEKLYRYTMTNYFRSDNFSTKFEVIQGYDQTLDDDKFTPLHTKLNLTYAKWLSFDLENKYNYYTSKIDYYKKAFTINYDNYYLSYTQSYDKSITSGDNENAGLKVGGRFEKFDFEVYKKLGSSNNNFKISPLDLNSREFYLKILYKSECWNLGFLYKQDDYLDLTKTGSDKKREKVIFILLELKGIGGTQREVYRN encoded by the coding sequence GTGGTTAGATTTCTTCTGGGCTTAATTCTGCTTTTACAGCCTGCTTTATCCTTTGCGGAAAAGGTTACAATAGAGTCAGATAAGCTTTACACCATAGATAATACCACGTATGCGGAAGGCTCTGTACTTATATTATACGGAGATATGGTTGTAACGTCCGACAATGCCACATATTATAAAGATATAAATGCCGTTGAGTTATACGGAAACGTTGTTTATAAAGATAAAGAAAATATCATAAGGGCAAACTTTGCCCGGATAAACATGGATAATAAGAGTGGATATTTTGAAAAAGGGAAGGGTTTTTATGCCCCCTGGAGTTATTTTAGTGCAGATAGGCTGGAAAAGCTTGAAGGGAATACATTTTTGATGGATAATGCCACAATATCAGCCTGCTCTGGAGATGTCCCTGATTGGTCATTTTCGGCTAATAAGGCAAGGATAGATTTGGGGCAGTATTTTAGGGCAAAACATTCTTTTGGAAATGTAAAAAATGTTCCTGTTGCTTATTTTCCCTATTTCGTTTGGCCGATAAAAAAGGACAGGGAAAGTGGTTTTCTTGTGCCGCAATTTGGATTCAGTAGTACCAAAGGACTATTTATAACACCAAAGTACTTCTGGGCAATCGACGTGGACAAAGATATGACCACTGGGGTAAACCTTTTTACAAATAATGGAGCAATGATTTTAAATGAATTTCGTTATGCAGTAAGTAAAAAAGAGAATATACATCTTATCGGAGAATTTATCGATGATAGAGATTCTGAAGCGGATAAAAGCTCAAGGTGGCGTTTATACGGCGTAGGGAATAAGTTTATTGCTGATAATCTTGAGTTTAAATTCAACATCAATTATGCATCCGATTTTAGATATAAAAGGGACTTCAAAGATTACAACATGATAGATAAGTTGCCGGGTATGGATCCAGATAAGAATGAATATATTGCGGAGCTCAGACTGAATTATTATACAAAATTTTCTGATTTATCAGTTAGATATAAAGATAGTATGCAGTATTACGATTATACGGATAATTATCGTAAAGACAATCTTTATCAAAAGCCAAATATTCAGGCGGAGAAATATGGGATAGAACTACGCTATATTAAGCTGGACTATCTTGCGGATTACAACAGTGTTGAGAAAAAAAGTTTGACTTTTTATAATGAAAATAACAGAATAGAAAATGAATATTCCTACGACAGATATAATACAAGGGTCAAATTTTACAAACCCTTCAATCTCAAAATTGCCACATTTACACCATTTTATACCCAGTATATCACATATTGGAGAAATTTCGATTATAAATTGAATAAAACAGATATACACGAAACCTCATTACATAAAATTGAAACAGATGAGGATTCTGCCAGCAGGTATATTTACACCATTGGCTATGGGTTGAGCTTAAATGAAATCTATAGAAATTATAATAGTTTCCGTCACTCCATATACAACACTTTTGAATATATTCAGACCCCAAGGCTTGATCAGTCCGCACTACCCAACAATATCGACTATGATCAGATATCCCAGGAGAAGCTTTACAGATATACGATGACAAATTATTTCAGGAGTGATAATTTTAGTACAAAATTTGAAGTAATACAGGGGTATGATCAGACTCTTGATGATGATAAGTTTACACCTCTACATACGAAACTCAATCTCACCTACGCCAAATGGCTGTCTTTTGATCTTGAAAATAAGTATAACTATTATACCAGTAAGATAGATTACTACAAAAAAGCATTTACGATTAATTATGATAACTATTATTTATCATATACACAATCTTACGATAAATCTATTACTTCCGGGGATAACGAAAATGCGGGGTTAAAGGTTGGAGGAAGATTTGAAAAGTTTGATTTTGAAGTTTATAAAAAACTTGGATCTTCAAACAATAATTTCAAAATCTCACCCCTTGATCTAAATTCAAGGGAATTTTACCTGAAAATATTATATAAGTCGGAATGCTGGAATCTTGGGTTTTTGTATAAACAGGACGATTATCTTGACCTAACAAAAACAGGTAGCGATAAGAAAAGAGAAAAGGTAATATTCATTCTGTTGGAGTTAAAAGGGATTGGAGGAACCCAGAGGGAGGTTTATAGAAACTGA